CATATTACATACTGGTTCAACTAATACTATAGCGAATTTCTTAAGTTTTTCCTACTGAAATATGAAGTTTTCATTTTTTTCTTTATTTCAATTACTATATTTGCTATAATGACTTGGTATGAAGGAGGCAGACATTCATGAATTATGGTAAAAAGAAAGCTTCGCAGAAGCAAAAAAAAATAACGTCCAAATCAACCATGCAGGGAAAAAGAGTTGGTGTAAGACTTTTTAAAGCATTTCTGCTCTGCCTGCTTGTTGTGGCAGTCGTCGGCGTCATCGGCGGCGGACTGTTCCTGAAGAAAATATTAGACAACACCCCGGACGTATCCCCGGCTGATGTACAGCCAAAAGGCTTTACGACCATGGTATATGCCGACGACGATAAGACGGAGATCGAACGTTTTGTCGCTTCGGGTGCCAACCGTATATATAAGAAAATAGACGAAGTGCCGAAGGATCTGCAGCATGCCTTTGTAGCGATCGAGGACGAGCGTTTCTACAACCACAACGGAATCGACCTCCAGGGTATCGCCAGAGCCGCAGTGGTCGGCCTGACGAGCGGCAACTTCTCAGAAGGCGCCAGCACCATCACCCAGCAGCTGATCAAAAACAATGTCTTCCCCAACTTCACGGAAGAGAAAACCTTCTTTGACAGGCTGGAACGTAAAGTTCAGGAACAGTATCTCGCAGTGGCCATTGAAAAACAGATGGACAAAGATACGATCCTGGAAAGCTATATGAACACGATCAACCTCGGCCAGAACTGTCTCGGAGTACAGTCCGCGGCCAAGAGATATTTTAACAAGGATGTGTCTGAACTGACGCTGTCCGAAAGCGCGGTGATCGCAGGCATCACGCAGAATCCGTCGGATTACAATCCGATCACCAATCCGGAACTGAACGCAAAACGTCGGGATAAAGTGTTAAAAAATATGCTGGACCAGGGATATATCGACCAGGCCGCGTACGACGAGGCAAAGGCAGACGATGTTTATTCCCGTATTCAGACGGTAAACAACTCTGAGACTGACGACACTCCTTACAGCTACTTTGTGGATGCGCTCGCGGATCAGGTTACACAGGATCTGATAGACCAGCTCGGCTATACGGAGACGCAGGCATACAATGCAGTCTACAGCGGCGGCCTGAGCATCTACTCCACACAGAATCTGGATATGCAGAAAATCTGTGACGAAGAGATGAACAACGATTCCAACTATCCGGGGCTGAAAGAATACGGTCTCGATTACGCCCTCACTGTTACACGGGCGGACGGAACGGTGGAGAACTACAGTTCCGGACATATCAAACAGTATGTAAAAGAAACGTACGGCAAAGAACAGGGGCTTCTCTACTCCAGCGAGGATGAAGCGCGCGCCATGGTGGAAGAATGGAAAGCGACCATCGCCAAGGAGGGCGACACATACGACGAGTATATCAATATTTCCCCTCAGCCGCAGGCATCAGTGACCGTCATGGACCAGTACACAGGACAGATCAAAGCCATGGTAGGCGGACGGGGCGCCAAAACAACGAGCCGAAGCCTGAACCGTGCGTATAAAGGCTCCCCAAGGCAGCCCGGTTCTACATTCAAGATACTTGCCGGCTACGCGCCTGCACTCGATTCCGCGGGACAGACGCTGGCCACGATCATAAAAGACGAACCATATACGTACCGCGACGGTACGCCTCTGAAAAATGCCAGCGCAACACACCGCGGCGATATCACAATGAGGGAAGCGATACAATGGTCCGTCAACGTATGTGCGGTTAAGACGATAGAAGCGATAACTCCAAAGCTTGGATATGAATACTGTACAGAAAAATTCGGCATCACTTCGCTGGACCCGCAGAACGATGTATATGATACTCTCGTTCTCGGCGGTCTGAGCAAAGGTGTGTATAACTACCAGCTCTGTGCTGCCTATGCATCGATCGCCAACGGCGGCGTATACAATACGCCTACCTTATACACAAAGATACTTGACCACGACGGTAATGTGCTTCTGGAAGGCGCCGGCGAATCTCACACGGCCCTCAAGGACAGCACGGCCGCTCTTCTCACAAGCGCGATGGAAACGGTTGTAGAGAGCGGTACCGGTACCGCCTGCCGGCTCGACAACATGCCGGTGGCCGGTAAGACAGGTACGACAGACTCCAACAAGGACCTCTGGTTCTGCGGTTTTACCCCATACTACACCTGTGCCGTATGGGGCGGGTATGACGACGGAAAAGTAAACGGCTATGACTTGAATTTCCGCTTCCGTATATGGCGCGGCATTATGAGCCGGATCCATGCCAACCTGGAATACAAAGACTTTGAAATGCCAAATTCCATCGAGAAGAAGACGGTATGTACCAGAACAGGAAAGCTTGCGGCGCCGGGCTGCCCGACGATAACAGAATACTTCGCGAAGGATACCGCACCGACAGAGTCTTGTCCTGGCCATGTAGATACAACGCCGAAGGAAGACGACACCGACGATAAGGATACAACCGATAATCCGGACGCAAATACACAGACTCCGACAGATCCGAACCAGGGCGGCGGGACTCAGGAGCCGACTCCTACACCGACGCCCCCCACAGATCCTGAACCGACACCGCCTGTGGATCCGCCGGTAGATCCAAACCCGCCGGTGGTAGATCCGTCGACGCCCTCAACGCCTTGACGTCTGTTTCCGAGAATACAGCATAACAAATAAAATATATGTAAAAAGATAAAAGCATCTGAAAAAATATCAGATGCTTTTATTTTATCTTATACCGCACATTTCCTATCCGATTATCAGCTTCGCCGCCCCGCAGATTCCCGCATCGTTGCCGAGCTCTGCCAGCACAAACTTCGTTTCCTTGTTCGCAAAAAAGGCCCGTTCCTTAAAATGTTTTTCCACATATTTAAGCAGAATGTCTCCGGCTTTGGAGACACCGCCTCCGATGACGATCACAGCGGGATCGGTGATCGCAGCCATATTTGCCATGGCATGTCCGAGGTA
This is a stretch of genomic DNA from [Clostridium] hylemonae DSM 15053. It encodes these proteins:
- a CDS encoding transglycosylase domain-containing protein, whose amino-acid sequence is MNYGKKKASQKQKKITSKSTMQGKRVGVRLFKAFLLCLLVVAVVGVIGGGLFLKKILDNTPDVSPADVQPKGFTTMVYADDDKTEIERFVASGANRIYKKIDEVPKDLQHAFVAIEDERFYNHNGIDLQGIARAAVVGLTSGNFSEGASTITQQLIKNNVFPNFTEEKTFFDRLERKVQEQYLAVAIEKQMDKDTILESYMNTINLGQNCLGVQSAAKRYFNKDVSELTLSESAVIAGITQNPSDYNPITNPELNAKRRDKVLKNMLDQGYIDQAAYDEAKADDVYSRIQTVNNSETDDTPYSYFVDALADQVTQDLIDQLGYTETQAYNAVYSGGLSIYSTQNLDMQKICDEEMNNDSNYPGLKEYGLDYALTVTRADGTVENYSSGHIKQYVKETYGKEQGLLYSSEDEARAMVEEWKATIAKEGDTYDEYINISPQPQASVTVMDQYTGQIKAMVGGRGAKTTSRSLNRAYKGSPRQPGSTFKILAGYAPALDSAGQTLATIIKDEPYTYRDGTPLKNASATHRGDITMREAIQWSVNVCAVKTIEAITPKLGYEYCTEKFGITSLDPQNDVYDTLVLGGLSKGVYNYQLCAAYASIANGGVYNTPTLYTKILDHDGNVLLEGAGESHTALKDSTAALLTSAMETVVESGTGTACRLDNMPVAGKTGTTDSNKDLWFCGFTPYYTCAVWGGYDDGKVNGYDLNFRFRIWRGIMSRIHANLEYKDFEMPNSIEKKTVCTRTGKLAAPGCPTITEYFAKDTAPTESCPGHVDTTPKEDDTDDKDTTDNPDANTQTPTDPNQGGGTQEPTPTPTPPTDPEPTPPVDPPVDPNPPVVDPSTPSTP